DNA sequence from the Stigmatella aurantiaca genome:
ACCATATGGTTCAGTGTTCTTCGGGCCTCGACGCGGCCTTCGCAGCGCTGTCGGACGCCACCCGCCGGGGAATCCTCGAACGGCTCGGGCGGCAGGACGCGTCGATCAGCGAGCTGGCCGAGGCCTTCTCGATGACCCTGACGGGCATCAAGAAGCACGTGCGGATTCTGGAGCAGGCAGGGCTGCTGACCACGGAGAAGACCGGCCGGGTGCGGACCTGCAGGTTGGGCCCTCGCCGGTTGGAGGCCGAGACGGCGTGGCTCCACCAGTACCGGCGGATGGTGGAGGAGCGCCTCGACCGGCTCGGCGAATTTCTGGAGAAAACGAAAGGAGAGCCGTGGTGAATACGTCCAACAAGTCCGTGAAGGTGAGCACCCCCTCTGACCGGGAGATCCGCACCGAGCGCGTCTTCCAGGCCCCCCGCGAGCGCGTGTGGAAGGCGCTGACGGACCCCACGCTGATCGCGCGGTGGTGGGGCCGTGGCAACAAGCTCGTCATCGAGAAGTTCGAGCCCGAGCGCGGCGGCCACTGGCGCTTCGTCGAGCACGCCGGCGATGGCGCGCATGGCTTCGAGGGCCGGTTCCGAGAGGTGACGGCCCCCGAGCGTATCGTCCGGACCTTCGAGTGGGACGGGATGCCCGGCCACGTGTGCGTCGAGACGATGACCCTGGAGGATCTGGGCAACGGCCAGACCCGCGTCGTCTCGGTGTCGCTGTTCCATACCCAGCAGGATCGCGACGGCATGCTGGGCTCGGACATGGAGACGGGCCTGGGCGAGAGCTACGTGGCGCTCGACCAGGTGCTCGCCGCGTTGGCGGCGTCTTAATACTGAAGTGTCGTGGCGCTGAGTGGTACCACCACCTTCGTGGTGTCCTGATGTCAGAAGCTCACGAACAGTCCCGGTCCGGCCGCCAGGGAGTTGTTGTCGCGGCCCGCCGCCATGATCACCGGTACGGGCATGGCTTGGAAGTCCGCGCGGCGGATGCGGTCCTTTTCCGTGGGGACGCCGGGATCCGAGGTCAGCAGCAGGGTGAGCCCGAACGTGGCGACGATGCCTGCCAGCGCGGTCACGGGGATGGTGGAGCCCTCGGCGATCGAAGAGCCGAGCCAGAGCATCACCGAGCCCACGCCCAAGGGCACGAGGGTGAGATGGAGCACTCGGGTGGACTCCAGCTCCAGCGGTGTGGTCAGCAGTCCGCCCAAGGCCATGCCGAGGGCGGGCGCCAGCGCCGTGGGCAGATAGTTCGTGTCCCCGGGGGGTTCCCGGTCGTAGATGTTTTGAGCGAGGGCCGTCAGCGTCAGGGCATAGAGGGAGGTCATTCCCACGAGCGCCGCATCTCCTGAGCTCACATCTCCCCCTCCGGCCGTGGCGGCGAGCACGCCGATGACTCCCGCCTGGGTCGTGAGCAGGCTCAGCAGCCCCCGGTTCTTGCTGGACAGGTCCTCCGAGTTGGCGATGGCGATTCCAGCGGCGAACCCTGCGACGGCTCCTCCCGCGACGAGGAACGACTCGTTGCGCTCCACGGGGACGAAGTACTGGTAGAGCGTGGCTGCGGTGCCCAGCGTGAGTCCTCCCAGCACTGCCCCGGTGAAGGAGCGCGTGTCTCGGTCATCGTCGCTGTTATCCTCCTGGGAGTCGCCGATGATGGCGCCGCTGACGATGCCGCTGATGACCCCGGTGAAGGCCAGCAGGGGGCCCCCAGGCCCCATGGAATAGCGGCTGTAGCGCAGCGAACGTTCCTTGGAAGACTCCGCCGGGCCCACCGCCTGAGGCGCGGACGGAGCCGCGGCGGGAGGCAGAGGCGGGGGGGCGAGGGTGTCGTCTGGGGCGGGTGTGGCGGCGGGCGCGGGAGGAGGGGAAGTCGCGGAGGAGGGAGTCTCAGGTTGCTGCGCGGCCGCCAGGGTGGAGACGAGGCATGAGAGAAGGGCGAGCGATTTCATGCGAGGAGCCTTCCGTGTCAGCGGGGCGGAGAAGACTTCTTCGTGAAGACTGGGGGCGCCGCAAGAAGAACACCGTGAACCGCTTCTGGCACAGCGCGCATCACCATATCAGGGTTGGCCCAGGAAGAAGACCCTGCATGGGTGGTGAGCGTGTTGCGCGAGGGGATGGCGAATCGTTGAGAGGCTTCCGAGCCAGTCCGCGCGCTCAGTAGGAGGCTACGGAAGGTATGTCCTGCATCACGGGCAGGATGATGCGGAACGTGATTCCCACGCCTACGGAGATTGTCTCGGGGGCGCGCTGGTGGCGGTCTTGGGCGTTACGATACGCTCCGCAACCTCGTGACGGGCTGGGCTGAGACGTGGCGAGGCTTCCATCACCCCGCCACCTTGTTGGTATGTCGCATTGGCCACTGCCCGCTTTGCCTGCGCCACGTCAGTGCCCGCGCTCCTCCCCGAGGCCCCTCACGCAGCTGACCGAGGAGTGCTAGCGGCGGACCTCGATGTCGCGGGCGATGCTGCCGCCGCCGACGAGATCAAACGAGGCGCGCACCGGCGTGCCCTCGTCCAGCTCCTTCAGGGGCACGCGCTGGCCCTGGCGCAGGCCCCGGCTCTTCTTGTCGATGCGCAGTTGGTACACGTTGCCCTCCGGGTCACGCACGTGCACGGTGCCCTGGCTCACGCGGCTGATCTTCCCGTCCACGCTGCCCGTGGCGATGACGACCTGCTCCAGCGGCTGGGAGTTGTTCTCCTGGAAGGCCTGCGCCGCGCGGGCCGCGCCCTTGTACCAGTCCTCATCATCGCTCGCCTGGATGGCATCCGAGCCGATCATCACCCGGCCCTCTTGGGCCTCCGGTGCCGCCTGGGTGCCCGGGGCCGCCTGGGTGCCCGGGACCGGCGCCGCCCGCGGGGCCGTGGACGTCACCAGGCCCGGCGCCGCGCCGGGCACCGTCGTGCGGCCCACCGTGGAGGCCGGGGGCTGCGCGACCACCACCGGGTTGGACGGGCTGGCCGTCTGCTCCGAGGACGGCGTGGCCGCCGGCCGGGCCGGGGCCGGGGTCCTCGCGGAGGCCGTGGCGGCCGGTGCCTGCTCCGCGCGATCGCGCCCCTGGCAGCCCGTCAGCAATGCGCACACGCCAATCACTCCCATCCACGCCCGACGCCCCATGCTTGCTCTCCCTGTGTGAAATGCCGTGATCGCGGCAAGGAGCAAGCAGCGTGCCCGGGCCTCTCCCGTCCCAGGTGCCGGGAGAGTGCGGACTGGTGGACAGCCGGTGGGAACGTCTTTTCCCTCCTGTGGGAGGTAGGGCGCCCTGCTGGAGAATTCAGCCCTCCGGAGTGGGAGGAACGGGCTCCGGCGACCGCCAGCGGCGAAGCAAGGAGGCGGCGCTTCCGCCCCGGTCCAGCCGGGCGGTGCTCAGCGCGCCCTGGGCATCCAGCTCCAGGATGAACTGGAGCGTGGGCTGCCCGCCCAGGTGGTAGCGCAAATCCCCGATGCGCAGCTCCGTGCCGCCCCCGGGCCGGGGCAGGGTGGAGACGAGGGGAAAGCGGGCCCAGGCGAGCGCCTCGCGCACGGTGGCGAGGTTCCGCGCGGACTCGGGCACCGCCCCAGGGCCGGGCCTCGGCCAGCGGCGCTGCTCGTGCGGCGGCTCGCCCAGGGCCACGGTGCCGGTGACGTACTCGCCGGGCAGCACCACCACGTAGCGCCAGGTGGTGAGCGACAGCCAGGCGGGGAAGACCTGCACCTGCTCCGCGCCGGGCCAGGTGCCGCGCACCCGGTGGCCCAGGGCGGCCTGGAACGAGACGCGCAGGCCCAGGTACGCCGCCGCGCCCACCAGCCCCAGCACCAGGGCCCGCCGCCACTGGGCCCGCCGGCGCCACGCCCAGAGCGCCCCCGCGAGCAGCGGCAGCGTCACCCAGGGGTCCACCACCATCGACCAGTCGAGCGTCCAGCGCTCCCGGGAGAAGGGCAACAGCACGCGCGTGCCCCAGCCCGTCCACAGGTCGGCCAGCAGGTGCGCGAACAGCACCGAGCCCAGGCTGTAGAGGAACACGGGGCCCACGCGGGCCGGGCGGAAGACGGCCTTGGCCACGAGCGTGGCCGCCGCGGCGATGACGGGGGTGAACACCAGGGCGTGCGAGAGCCCCCGGTGCGCCTGGAGCGCGTGCACGACGGAGTTCTCCGAGGGCAGCAGGTTGTCCAGGTCCGGCAGCTCCGCGGCCAGCACGCACCCGAGCAGCACGGCCTTGTCCGTGGTGGACAGCGGCGCGCCCTTCGCGTCCGGCCGCCGCAGGGCCCCGAGGGCCAGCCCCATCAATCCGTGCGTGAGGTTGTCCACGCGTCAGTCCGAGAGCGCGCGGGACACGGCCCGGACGTGGAGCCGCACGCGCTCGCGCGCTGCGGTGAGCGCCTGGGCATCGGCCGGCATGTAGCCCAGGCACAGCACCACATCGTCCTCGGGCGAGGCCCGGACGCCCAGGCGGGCGTAGTTGAGCGTGCGGGAGGTGGGCTCCCCTTCGGTGTCGGGCGTGAAGCGGCCGAAGATGGGGGCGTGCTCGCCGCGCTCCGGCGCCGTCTCCTTCAAGGCGAACAGGCGCCGCATGGCCTCGAGCGCCGCGGGCTTGGCCATCACGGCCTCGGGCTTCGCCGGGCCCCCCAGCTCCCGCTCGATGAGGCGCAGGCAGCCGCGCACGAACTCCACATCCGTGATGACGAGCCCATAGAGGTACCAATCCGCGCACGCGGCCAGGACGAGCCGGGCCTGCTCATCGGTGAGCCAGCTGAAGGAGGGGCAGGTGAACGTCTCGCAGATGGAGGACCGGTAGACGCCGCAGTCGCGCAGGTCCACCCCGCCCGTGGCCTTGGGGTGCCCCAGGCACCCCACCTGCCGCTGCCCTTCATCGAGGAACCC
Encoded proteins:
- a CDS encoding metal-dependent hydrolase translates to MDNLTHGLMGLALGALRRPDAKGAPLSTTDKAVLLGCVLAAELPDLDNLLPSENSVVHALQAHRGLSHALVFTPVIAAAATLVAKAVFRPARVGPVFLYSLGSVLFAHLLADLWTGWGTRVLLPFSRERWTLDWSMVVDPWVTLPLLAGALWAWRRRAQWRRALVLGLVGAAAYLGLRVSFQAALGHRVRGTWPGAEQVQVFPAWLSLTTWRYVVVLPGEYVTGTVALGEPPHEQRRWPRPGPGAVPESARNLATVREALAWARFPLVSTLPRPGGGTELRIGDLRYHLGGQPTLQFILELDAQGALSTARLDRGGSAASLLRRWRSPEPVPPTPEG
- a CDS encoding SRPBCC family protein, producing the protein MNTSNKSVKVSTPSDREIRTERVFQAPRERVWKALTDPTLIARWWGRGNKLVIEKFEPERGGHWRFVEHAGDGAHGFEGRFREVTAPERIVRTFEWDGMPGHVCVETMTLEDLGNGQTRVVSVSLFHTQQDRDGMLGSDMETGLGESYVALDQVLAALAAS
- a CDS encoding ArsR/SmtB family transcription factor, whose amino-acid sequence is MVQCSSGLDAAFAALSDATRRGILERLGRQDASISELAEAFSMTLTGIKKHVRILEQAGLLTTEKTGRVRTCRLGPRRLEAETAWLHQYRRMVEERLDRLGEFLEKTKGEPW